The nucleotide sequence CAGCACAGACGGCAGCCTGAGCTGGTGGAAGGAAGTCTTCCCGTCTTCGTGTTCCCCACAGAACTCGCCTTCTACGCTGACGACCAGGCCTCGCACAAGCAGGTGCTCACCCTGTACAACCCCTACGAGTTTgccttaaaattcaaaggtaggtgaagctgcagcagcagcagcccggtTCAGACGCAGAGCATCTCGGTGGGGCTGCCTTTATGATATGTGGAGGGGTTTTCATTGTGTCTGTTCAGTCATTCCTGGAACACTTCTCGGCACCAGAACCCAGCTGCCGTAATCCGAGCCTGTGGAATCCTATTTGCCGACTTTTTGCAAAAGTAAAGATTCAGAGTTTCAACATATTTATTCCAGCCTTCACTTGGTTGCAGGCCAAATCCACACAACACTGTTTCTGCCCAGGTGAGCTAGTCAGGCTGAAAGGACGCAACTCTGAGCATCAACATTACTGCAGGAACCTGAGCAAATATCCACAGAACAAGCCCGAACTTAGCAGAGTCTGGTAGAACCAAGCGCCAGCATCCAATTGAAAAGCAGACAAAGTCTCAAAGTGGGTTAGATGATTAGGAGGCAGCTAAATCTAGCTCTACTTTTAGCTTTCCTAAAAGAAAACCATTATTGCACCTTTCATGTACTAAAGCGCTTTACCATGTAGCAAGTGCCTGGCGCCGCTCGGTGCGGGCAGTGCAGCTGGGGGCTGGCCCAGGGGAGGAGGTGGTGCAGGCAGTGCAGCAGGGGGCTGGCCCAGGGGAGGAGGTGGTGCAAGCAGCCTGTATCCTGGAGCACGGACATGTCCACTGTTGCACTCGCACTACCCTCACAGATTTGTATTCTGTGTTGTATTTCAGTCCTGTGCACAGCTCCCAGCAAGTATGCGGTGGTGGATTCTGCTGGTGCTGTGAAGCCACAGTGCTGCGTTGACATGTAAGTACAGACCCCTTTCTTCAGGCATGCCAGGTCAGACACCCGACAGTCTGCTAGGCCATTCAACAACAGTCTTGTTTGATGGAAAAACTCAGTTCTCTTGGTCTGTtttagaagtgaaaaaaaaaaaaaaaaattgaaccagttaaacctctatccagaccctgaagtagttaattatctcattttacctgttaaacttggagtggaattgccctccaggaccggggttggacCCCCCCTGCTGTAGACACTGTAGCTGCAGATGGAAAGCACGCCCCCTGCTGTTCAGTAACAGTGTTGTTCTCATGCAGCGTGATCCGTCACCGGGATGTGCGTGCCTGTCACTACGGTGTGATAGACAAGTTCCGGCTGCAGGTGTCGGAGCAGAGCCAGCGCAAGGCCCTGGGGAGGAAGGAGGTGATTGCTACTCTGCTGCCCTCCACACAGGAGCCCCGGCAGCAGAAACAGCAGGAGGAGAAGAGGATCAAAGAGCACCTGGCAGAGAGCGTCTTCTTTGAGCAAGCCTCCTTCCAGCAAGGTAATACCACAGCTAGCCACCAGGTGGAACACTTAGTCACACTAAGAACAATCAGTTATACAAACTGCATTGAAAATGGTTTCAAAATAAGTGTTGAGTAACATCTAAATTGCCCTGTATAATTCAGTCATGTCATGTGGCCCTTTCATGCTGCACTACCGATTTTTTTCAGATCTGAAGATCCTGCCTTCTCTTAGTGCTGTTAAGAGGTCTTATATTTTGGTACTTCAATGTACTGTGTGTACAAAACATCTTTGTCCTGTTCTTATGCATACTCAGTAAAAAGGAGTTCTGTTTCACATCACATAACTTCAATTTGCATTCTTCAGCTCGACAGAAATAATTCAGAACTGAAAGGGTTCAATTAGATCTGTGCAACactttacacaaacacacagcactcctGTCCCATTGAATATCTCCAAGCATGAGCTTTACAGCACACATTCACATCTGTCTGAAGATACAGAAACACTTCTGGGTTCATTTTGAAATGCAATCTTATATTTTTACGTCAAGCTTTTGCCAATATCTCACCAGCATGCCTCCACGCATCACAAGCAGGCAAACATTTACCAGAAGGCATTCAAATCCAAAAACCAAAGCAGCAAGAGATAGTATCCTATGCAGTTACCCACAACTTCCACCAGATGGCACTGTGTAGCTCTTCACTGTGCACATTATACAGACCAAGCAGAACACAGGGCatcaccctgtccaacatcacTGGCTCACAGCTTGCCAGCGCACAAGTTCAAGATCTCTGTCGTGGTTTCTGAGTGCATGGGGTTTGGTGTGCTCTCTCACATCTCTATCATTGCTCACAGTACATTTCCTTAAGTGCATGTCTAACAGTGCCAGTCAGCGGGTGCTTGTACAGCATTGTCCTGGCGGCTGTAACTACAAAGCTGTTTCCCTCCATCTCTAGAAAGCAGAGCAGCCTCTGCAGGGCCCAGCCTCCTCACTGTGTTCCTGGGCCTGGTGTGCGTGGCTGCCCTCATGCTGCCCACACTGGGTGAACTTGAGTCCAGAGTGCCGGTCTACCTCCATTTAAGTGTTAACAAGAAACTAGTCGCTGCTTATGTATTAGGTGAGTACCAGGCACAGAGAGAGCAGAGgagggtgggaaaaaaaaaaagacatgactcACCGCAGGGGCTACAGAGCTCTCTCTACATCTCTGCTGATTGGTGTTTACACAGAGGGAGGAACCAAGAAGAGCAGATCAGCTCTGCAGTTAACCCACTGTCTACCAAATTCATTTTCCTTTCAAAACAGTATCATAACACAagcatgtatttatgtaattacatttagacttcactTCCGCGAATTACAAAATGAGAGCAAGTGATCGTAAGAGTATAgttaaagaatttaaaaacaagtagATGAGAACAATGGCACTGAATGGGTTTTGGAATTCCAAAAGTGTAAAATTCACCAGTCCATGAAAGCCAGGAGTGAAACCCAGTGTGGCTCAAACAGATTTGAAATGAGTCTTAATTAGTAGATTAGTAGAAATGTCTTGAGGaaagtttattttgaatgtatgtatttatttcacacagGTCTTGTCACAATGGTTATTCTCCGGACATGAAGTGCCCCGGGTTCGAGTAGCCTTGTGAATGGACTTGGGAGAAGCGCACTGCAGACACGCGGAGTGGAAACTGACCCGGGAGGGGGGCAGGGAAGTCATTTCATAATAAATCACGTGATTAAACTGTTACAGCGACACAGAGAAGGGAATGCATCACGCGACGTTCTAGCAGGACGGGCTGAAACCACAGTGCTTCTCCAAGCAGGGGGCTGTccggggagagggagggggaagggggTCCCGATTCACGGTCAACACTGCAGGGTTTTCTATtgaaaaactgaaacattttattaaagtgtCATTCAAATGTAACCCCTTGGCTGCCTTCTTGTTATTTTTTGGTTGCTCCGTTTCCATTAACGGGTCAATCCCACCCCGATAAAGTCCCAGCTTCTTTCTTTAAACACATTTGATCTGCACATCAGTAACCTCCTTATATGAGAGGCGCCTATTACCAGATTCACCGACCACAGCAACAGCTTTAATACACAGATCGGATATAAAATACTGTTTACCTATTTCACTGTCCTTTGGGGACCCAGCACTTTGACATAAAACTCCTCTGGCTAGCTCCAGCTTAGGGATTGGCTAAAAGCTGGTTGCCAAGGGAGACAGCCTTCTGTTGTGTCTGTgcacctgcccccccccccccccctcctactGTGCAGCAGTGAGGCCTCAGTCTGGGTGCCTGGAGTGAACCCAGAGAGAAATGGACCGATACCTGAACCAGGGGCTTCGCACACAGCGTCCacaccagcccccccccccccctccgaagGCTTCCAAAGCAGGGCAGACCCGCCCGAGTCCCCAAAGAGCAAGTGAGAGCGAGGTTGCTGCATGCTAAGGAAGTGGGACGAATCAGAACTCTGACGTGCCACGCCCTCCCCAGTTCCCATAGCAACAGCTAGCATCTGTACCTCTGCAAGACCGCTGGGATTCGCAGTCTCGCTCGACAGCAGGGAGGGTCGGCTGTCCTGAGCTCTGGCGTGTCCCCGGACAGCCAACTCCAGTCTGGACCGGAGCGAGATGGAGAGGGGCTCAGACACCTCTCCTGCTCCAGATGTCCTAAGGCACAGATCCACTTAGAGCACGCTTCCAAACAAACTGAATCTCACCCttcttactgtaaaaaaaactacaattatacaaagacaaacaaaaaacacacttactgCCTGTTAATGACATCTGACTGCAGTCTGAcctgaaaataaacagtaaagaGTTAGCAGGTACAAACAGGGCAGCCAGACTTCACACCACTGCCCTAATTACTCACAGATTTCACCAattttgaagatttttttgtacaacagcacataaaaaaaaatagttgaaacaagttttaaaaagctgaatgTGAAGGACAGAAGTGTGCCTAAAACAGcacatccttttttaaaaaaaatagtctatTTTATAGCATATTATTAAAACACCAACGCAAAAGTTAAACAAAGTTCAATACATTTTGAACATAGCCATTAACTCAGGTATTGCGGGAAATTTAACTGGCAATAGCCAATTGCGTCAAGGactaaaaatatattcatttca is from Polyodon spathula isolate WHYD16114869_AA unplaced genomic scaffold, ASM1765450v1 scaffolds_1009, whole genome shotgun sequence and encodes:
- the LOC121309213 gene encoding motile sperm domain-containing protein 1-like; the protein is MQQHRRQPELVEGSLPVFVFPTELAFYADDQASHKQVLTLYNPYEFALKFKVLCTAPSKYAVVDSAGAVKPQCCVDIVIRHRDVRACHYGVIDKFRLQVSEQSQRKALGRKEVIATLLPSTQEPRQQKQQEEKRIKEHLAESVFFEQASFQQESRAASAGPSLLTVFLGLVCVAALMLPTLGELESRVPVYLHLSVNKKLVAAYVLGLVTMVILRT